The following coding sequences lie in one Prevotella nigrescens genomic window:
- a CDS encoding ATP-dependent helicase produces the protein MQEKTEKKIKELLAQLNESQREAVEYCNGPSLVVAGAGSGKTRVLTYKIAYLIMYGVLPYRILALTFTNKAAREMKERIGNLVDKDLADRLYMGTFHSVFSRILRAEAQRIGYNSNFTIYDETDSRSLLKSIIKTLGLSDKDYKPSTVHSIISMAKNQLVGADAFAVSNGGQSGLKGAKLKAVSQIYAAYQARCRQANAMDFDDLLVNTFRLFNENADIRNKYAERFQYILVDEYQDTNFVQVAIVKLLTAKHQRICVVGDDYQSIYSFRGASIDNILDYQKKFDNVQVFKLERNYRSTRKIVEAANSLMKHNARQIPKDVYSEESEGAKISYRPCYSDKEEAMVVVKEIKKLKRSQSFGYDGFAILYRTNAQSRSFEDELRKSAIPYKIFGGLSFYQRKEIKDIIAYFRLVANPNDEEAFKRIINYPARGIGGTTLMKIIDCASANEASLWDVIGNAARYNLDINKGTAAKLTAFVELINGFIRDLAMSDAYTLGAKIIKESGIWADLAQGTAPDDVARRENLEELLAGMQAFVDERREEGRADETFLTDFLQEVALYSDLDKADDGSPKVSLMTIHAAKGLEFPVVFVVGLEENIFPNAMAAGSRKELEEERRLLYVAITRAERFCYLTNAKNRYHFGTMQFNNPSRFLKDIDPAYIDTEGEPYSGSGNRMPWDEPARSSRWQNANPVASQFKADPRPKITSPRTPERAADPLSERTKQRLISEGGNFRKLSAALSNGGRQSAAPSRTTAPDAVSGNGLTVGATIEHQRFGIGVVEAMEGTGENAKATVTFRNAGTKQLLLKFAKYKIL, from the coding sequence ATGCAAGAGAAAACAGAAAAAAAGATAAAGGAACTGCTCGCCCAACTGAACGAAAGCCAGCGCGAAGCAGTGGAATATTGCAACGGACCATCGTTGGTTGTGGCAGGCGCAGGCTCGGGAAAGACACGCGTCCTGACTTATAAGATTGCCTATCTGATAATGTACGGCGTGCTGCCTTACCGCATTCTTGCGCTCACTTTCACCAACAAGGCAGCGCGGGAAATGAAGGAACGCATCGGAAATTTAGTCGATAAAGACCTTGCCGACCGTCTTTACATGGGCACGTTCCACTCGGTTTTCTCCCGCATTCTCCGTGCAGAGGCACAGCGCATAGGCTACAACAGCAACTTTACCATATACGACGAAACCGATTCGAGGTCGCTCCTGAAGTCGATTATCAAGACTTTGGGACTGAGCGACAAGGACTACAAGCCGTCCACGGTGCACAGCATCATATCGATGGCGAAGAACCAGCTCGTCGGTGCCGATGCTTTTGCTGTCAGCAATGGCGGACAGAGTGGCTTAAAAGGGGCAAAACTGAAAGCCGTTTCGCAAATCTATGCTGCCTATCAGGCTCGTTGCAGGCAGGCAAACGCCATGGATTTCGATGATTTGCTGGTGAACACGTTCCGCCTTTTCAACGAAAATGCCGACATTCGCAACAAGTATGCCGAGCGCTTCCAGTATATTCTGGTAGACGAATACCAGGACACGAACTTCGTGCAAGTGGCTATCGTGAAACTCCTGACAGCCAAGCACCAGCGCATTTGCGTGGTGGGCGACGACTACCAGAGCATCTATTCGTTCCGGGGAGCGAGCATCGACAACATCTTGGACTACCAAAAGAAGTTCGACAACGTACAGGTTTTCAAGCTGGAACGCAACTATCGGTCTACCCGGAAGATAGTGGAAGCTGCAAACTCGCTCATGAAACACAACGCCCGACAGATACCGAAAGACGTTTATTCGGAGGAAAGCGAAGGGGCAAAAATAAGCTACCGACCTTGCTACAGCGACAAAGAAGAAGCCATGGTGGTGGTGAAAGAGATTAAAAAGCTAAAGCGTTCGCAATCGTTTGGCTATGACGGCTTTGCCATTCTCTACCGAACCAACGCACAAAGCCGCAGCTTTGAGGACGAATTACGCAAGTCGGCTATTCCCTATAAGATATTTGGCGGACTGTCGTTCTATCAGCGCAAGGAGATAAAAGACATCATAGCCTACTTCCGTCTGGTGGCTAACCCGAACGACGAAGAAGCCTTCAAGCGCATCATAAACTATCCGGCACGAGGCATCGGAGGCACTACGCTGATGAAAATAATAGACTGTGCCAGTGCCAACGAAGCCAGTCTGTGGGACGTTATAGGCAACGCTGCACGCTACAATTTGGACATTAACAAGGGAACGGCGGCGAAACTAACGGCGTTCGTCGAGCTAATCAATGGCTTTATCCGCGATTTGGCTATGTCAGACGCCTACACCTTGGGGGCGAAAATAATAAAAGAAAGTGGCATCTGGGCGGATTTGGCACAGGGAACAGCCCCCGACGACGTGGCACGACGCGAGAACCTGGAGGAGCTTCTGGCAGGAATGCAAGCCTTTGTGGACGAAAGAAGAGAGGAAGGACGGGCAGACGAAACCTTCCTGACCGACTTTCTGCAAGAGGTGGCGCTCTATTCCGACTTGGACAAGGCGGACGATGGCAGCCCCAAAGTGTCGCTCATGACTATCCATGCCGCCAAAGGCTTGGAGTTTCCGGTGGTGTTTGTCGTTGGCTTGGAAGAGAATATATTTCCTAACGCAATGGCTGCCGGCTCGCGAAAGGAGCTTGAAGAGGAACGCCGACTGCTCTATGTGGCAATAACAAGGGCAGAACGGTTCTGCTATCTCACCAATGCGAAGAACCGCTACCACTTCGGCACGATGCAATTCAACAATCCCAGCCGCTTCCTGAAGGACATAGACCCTGCCTATATAGACACAGAGGGCGAACCCTATAGTGGCAGTGGCAACCGAATGCCGTGGGACGAACCTGCCAGAAGCAGCCGATGGCAGAACGCAAACCCCGTGGCAAGTCAGTTTAAAGCCGACCCCCGACCGAAAATAACGTCTCCACGGACTCCTGAACGTGCCGCAGATCCATTGTCGGAACGCACGAAACAGCGACTGATAAGCGAGGGCGGAAACTTCAGAAAGCTGTCGGCAGCCCTCTCAAACGGTGGCAGACAATCTGCAGCACCCTCCCGGACAACCGCTCCGGACGCAGTTTCAGGGAATGGACTTACAGTTGGCGCGACCATTGAACACCAGCGTTTCGGCATCGGCGTAGTAGAAGCAATGGAAGGAACAGGCGAGAACGCAAAAGCAACCGTAACGTTCCGCAATGCAGGAACGAAACAGTTGCTTCTGAAGTTTGCCAAATATAAAATATTGTAG
- a CDS encoding aspartyl protease family protein, whose amino-acid sequence MSYIKQLFCTLILIATIATNGMAFGNEKDYLSFDVKEKNFVDTIPIVYRYGQILMPVTIEGRAYNFLLDTGAGLGLINLPTDIKFNESQKSISFSDANSQSLVRKTVTLPELKIGNLTLRNYPCVISKTPFSCANDGIIGFNLIRKGIIIKIDLRAGHIILTDKKKFFKNEPGYKSKYICTDVPIVQFATSYGKSRELAVFDTGYNQMFSINLREVYDLWANPNINKEAVEFSAQTVWTGMGSSGSISVSGTVENEEHFMNLKHLNTFGVSFDSVPCTASPNFCNIGGKLLKYGTMIIDNNTHRMIFQPYTNSNHIDVNERVQNFTVSLRDNTLFVSKINEASDEYAQGLRVNDAITEVEGIAVSNYCDLIEAVADIKRSYFVKFRGTDGKEKQVLITK is encoded by the coding sequence ATGTCATACATAAAACAGCTCTTTTGTACCTTGATTCTGATTGCCACCATAGCCACAAATGGTATGGCTTTCGGTAATGAAAAGGATTACCTTTCCTTTGATGTGAAGGAAAAGAACTTCGTTGATACAATTCCAATTGTCTATAGGTATGGTCAGATCTTGATGCCTGTAACCATCGAAGGTAGGGCATACAATTTTCTGTTGGATACAGGTGCCGGGTTAGGACTTATCAATCTACCAACAGATATTAAATTTAACGAAAGCCAGAAGAGTATTTCGTTCAGCGATGCCAACAGCCAGTCGCTCGTTCGAAAGACGGTTACATTGCCTGAATTAAAGATTGGAAACCTCACCTTACGCAATTATCCCTGTGTCATCTCCAAGACTCCATTCTCATGTGCCAATGATGGAATAATAGGTTTCAACCTTATTCGCAAGGGGATTATCATAAAGATAGACCTTCGCGCAGGTCATATTATCCTCACTGACAAGAAGAAATTCTTTAAGAATGAGCCAGGATACAAATCCAAATATATATGTACCGATGTGCCAATCGTGCAATTCGCGACTTCTTATGGCAAGTCTCGTGAATTAGCTGTATTCGATACAGGCTATAATCAGATGTTTTCAATAAACCTGCGAGAGGTTTATGATTTGTGGGCAAATCCTAATATCAATAAAGAAGCTGTAGAATTCTCAGCACAGACAGTGTGGACAGGAATGGGATCTTCGGGTTCAATCTCTGTAAGTGGTACAGTTGAAAACGAAGAACACTTTATGAACTTGAAGCATCTCAATACTTTTGGTGTTTCATTCGACTCTGTTCCATGTACTGCGAGTCCAAACTTTTGCAACATTGGAGGTAAATTGCTTAAATATGGAACAATGATTATTGATAACAATACGCATCGTATGATCTTTCAACCTTATACCAACAGCAATCATATAGATGTCAATGAACGTGTTCAGAACTTTACAGTTTCATTGAGAGATAACACCCTTTTCGTTTCAAAGATTAATGAAGCATCAGACGAGTACGCCCAAGGATTGCGTGTCAATGATGCCATTACCGAAGTGGAAGGCATTGCTGTTTCCAATTATTGTGATTTAATAGAAGCAGTAGCAGATATCAAACGTTCTTATTTTGTAAAATTCAGAGGAACCGATGGAAAGGAAAAGCAGGTTCTAATAACTAAGTAA
- a CDS encoding DUF6377 domain-containing protein, with translation MATAEYDALDRLIEQSKAITDKKLARIGDIRQRLSTPHLTDRQRYEICMQLYEEYESFRFDSALAYADRTILYAKRMNDAKWLAEAQLKKVHVHTLAALFDKSRDLLDSINVSVLDDRLLQEFYDEWYLLMSLMSEYTAGTQLHASYEARAEHFRRLILSSPYKDTYAYVRAEAAELSKRGHTQKAIDILKNYLKRWKKDDHEYAMICFDLSELYSKLGNTRQQHAYLVQSAMSDICSSSKENNSMRLLAAVLFEQGDIERAYNCLNISIEDANFYGTRLRNVQNAYILPRIFSAYSVQQRAQRMHIFGLLLAVSVVAIALVVAVFFIWRYLRRYRKTHAQMVLMNKQLNKAVEDLSKVNAQLCEANNIKEEYIARFLELASNLIDQAEAKRKIYNRLAREKRMEELYTELKNNSFTQIATHEYYINFDTAFLNIFPNFVAEVNLLLRKDAQIVPKGDERLTTELRILALIRLGISDNVRISSILRASLTTVYTYRSKLKARAFDHGSFESAVKRIG, from the coding sequence ATGGCAACCGCTGAATACGATGCGTTGGACCGTCTTATAGAACAAAGCAAAGCCATAACCGACAAGAAGCTGGCACGGATAGGCGACATACGCCAACGCCTTTCTACTCCACATCTTACCGACAGGCAACGCTACGAAATATGTATGCAGCTCTACGAAGAGTACGAATCTTTCCGGTTCGACTCGGCTTTGGCTTACGCCGACCGTACCATTCTCTACGCAAAGCGTATGAACGATGCGAAATGGTTGGCTGAAGCGCAACTTAAAAAGGTGCATGTGCATACGCTGGCAGCACTTTTTGATAAATCGCGCGACTTGTTGGACAGCATAAATGTGTCGGTTCTCGACGACAGATTGCTCCAGGAGTTCTACGACGAATGGTATCTGCTGATGTCGTTGATGTCCGAATACACTGCAGGAACCCAGTTGCACGCTTCGTACGAGGCTCGGGCAGAACACTTCAGAAGGCTTATCCTGTCCAGTCCGTATAAGGATACGTATGCGTATGTGCGTGCAGAGGCAGCCGAACTGAGCAAGAGGGGACACACGCAGAAAGCCATCGACATACTGAAAAACTACCTGAAGCGATGGAAGAAGGACGATCACGAATACGCAATGATCTGTTTCGACCTGTCGGAACTTTATTCCAAGCTTGGGAATACCCGGCAACAGCACGCTTATCTTGTGCAAAGCGCAATGAGCGACATCTGTTCGTCGTCCAAGGAGAACAACTCCATGCGCCTTTTGGCGGCTGTACTGTTCGAGCAAGGCGACATAGAGCGGGCTTATAACTGTCTGAACATCTCGATAGAAGATGCCAATTTCTATGGCACACGCCTGCGCAACGTCCAGAATGCGTACATCTTGCCCCGCATCTTCTCGGCTTACAGCGTACAGCAGCGTGCCCAGCGCATGCACATCTTCGGGCTCCTGCTTGCCGTAAGTGTCGTTGCCATCGCCCTCGTCGTGGCGGTCTTCTTCATTTGGAGGTATCTTCGACGCTACCGAAAGACGCATGCACAAATGGTTTTGATGAACAAGCAGCTGAACAAAGCCGTGGAAGACCTTAGCAAAGTGAATGCACAGCTTTGCGAAGCCAATAATATCAAGGAAGAATACATTGCCCGCTTCCTGGAATTGGCATCGAATTTAATAGACCAAGCTGAAGCCAAGCGGAAGATTTACAACCGTCTGGCACGCGAAAAACGTATGGAAGAACTCTATACGGAACTGAAAAACAATTCTTTTACACAGATTGCCACGCACGAATACTATATCAATTTCGATACAGCTTTCCTGAATATATTTCCTAATTTCGTTGCAGAAGTGAACTTGTTGCTGCGCAAAGACGCACAGATAGTTCCGAAAGGCGACGAGCGTCTTACCACCGAACTGCGCATTCTGGCTCTTATCAGGCTGGGTATCAGCGACAATGTCCGTATCTCGTCTATCCTCCGAGCCAGCCTGACCACCGTTTATACTTATCGTTCCAAGCTGAAGGCACGTGCGTTCGACCACGGCTCGTTTGAAAGTGCAGTAAAAAGGATAGGGTAG
- the mtgA gene encoding monofunctional biosynthetic peptidoglycan transglycosylase has translation MVKKVIKFAKWIAGLLFVSSILSVVAYRFIPVYFTPLMFSRCFEQIVNGEKIKLYHHWISLEEMPPSMPVAVMASEDQRFLTHHGFDYKAIEQAAKSNLNGGKKLRGGSTISQQTAKNVFLWQGRSWLRKGLEAYFTFLIETFWSKQRIMEVYLNSIEMGDGIYGVQACAEKNFDVDARNLTRSDCALIAATLPNPRRFSSKAPGPYMRKRLRQIETQMKHIPAFPSDK, from the coding sequence ATGGTAAAGAAAGTCATTAAATTTGCAAAATGGATAGCCGGTTTGCTGTTCGTTTCCTCTATATTGAGCGTGGTGGCATACCGCTTCATACCTGTCTATTTCACGCCCCTGATGTTTTCGCGCTGCTTCGAACAGATTGTGAACGGAGAGAAAATAAAGTTGTATCACCACTGGATTTCGTTAGAAGAAATGCCCCCATCAATGCCCGTTGCCGTAATGGCGAGCGAAGACCAGCGCTTTCTTACGCACCACGGCTTTGACTACAAGGCGATAGAACAGGCGGCGAAAAGCAACCTGAATGGCGGAAAGAAGCTGCGCGGTGGCTCTACCATTTCGCAACAAACGGCAAAGAACGTGTTCCTGTGGCAGGGACGGTCGTGGCTGCGCAAGGGATTGGAAGCGTACTTCACTTTCCTTATCGAGACTTTCTGGAGCAAACAGCGCATCATGGAGGTGTATCTCAACTCCATAGAGATGGGCGACGGCATCTACGGAGTGCAGGCTTGTGCAGAGAAAAACTTCGATGTGGACGCACGAAACCTTACCCGTTCGGACTGCGCACTGATTGCTGCGACGCTGCCCAATCCCCGCCGCTTCTCGTCGAAAGCACCGGGACCGTACATGCGCAAGCGGCTAAGGCAGATTGAAACACAGATGAAGCACATACCGGCATTCCCGTCAGACAAATAG